The Girardinichthys multiradiatus isolate DD_20200921_A chromosome 9, DD_fGirMul_XY1, whole genome shotgun sequence genome segment TTGCAGAAGTACTCACATGTTCCCTGACTGCATGCTGTACTTCCTTCGGCTCATCCTTGTGGCCTGCTGGGTGAAGAACATGTGTCGCTCAGACTTCTTCCACATGTAATAATACTCCACACACTCGCCAATGGAGCGAGTTCGTACCTATGAGGAGAAAGGTTGCTTTACTTTACTGTTTCAGCACCTTCACATCTGTTTTCTTTACTGGAAACAAATACTTGAAATCAGTCAAGTACAGGTAGCCGATTTCATTACAAACCTTATTAGCCTGAATGAGATGGAAGTTTTTTCCGTAAACACGATAGCCATTCTCAAAGTTCCTACTCTCCTCCTCGCTCCAAGAACACAGCTCCTCTAGAAGTAGTAGATACACAGAGGACAACAATAATCCTGCAAATCAGTTCATGTTGAGCACATTAATCGATTACAATAAAAACCTTTCACCACATGCAGAAAGTCTGCCTGCACAGTCTAAACTGGGTCAAGTGACCAGCTTTTTGGattattaaaacatgtttttactaCAAATATGCCATAGAAATATAACTGAATAGCTGAAGTACAGTAGAAATGAGACATTTACATATGCTGTGTAACATTTGTATACTTACTTTCTTACATTAATCAGACTAAACAAATGATGAGATAATTTTAGAagcttttttcatattttcttcaaattgagAAGTTTACACACCCTAAGATGACTGAATTTGGGAAAGCCAAGATGATGATCTCAAGGCTTTTTAAGCTCCTGAAACGTTAAATGAACCCATTGATGCTTTTTAAGGTAACActtcaaacacactgcttcctcgTGTAACATCATGGAGAAACTATGGGAAATCATCCAAGATATCAAGAAGAAAAGGGAGgccctccacaagtctggttcataaTTTGATACAATTTCCAGATTTCTGAAGCTGCCATGTTCAtctttttaaacaattatatGCCAGTATAAACAGCATGGGGATATCCAGCTATCCTACTGTTCAGGAGGGATATTGTTTCAGTTTGCAGAGAAGATTTGTTTTGGTGCAAGAAATGTGTGaattaaccaaaaaaaaaaaaaaacatctggtaAAGATGCTGCTGAAGCTAGTGAGAGAATCACTGTCCACAGTTAAAAGAGTCCTCTGGGCTGAAAGACCACtcagaggaagaagccattccTCCAAAAGCAGCATTCAAAGCCAAATTAGAATTTTCAAATCCACTCAGtgacaaaaaccttcatgtctggagacattttctcatctaactatcaACActctcctaaaccttgtggaagatgtttacagaacagTTAAAGTTGCTTTTGCTGGGAACAGTGGGTTGCCAGCAATATAGtcatttggcaatatagtgtagttTAATAGGAGTAGAGTAGGTTAAAGACTTTAATGTAGTCTACATTTACCTGTTACATGAGGCTCATTTTTCTTTAGCTTAACTTTTAAACTAAAGATTTTAATTACATGTGCAACAGCAGTTTCTGAAGAATGGTTTATGAGGAAATTGTTCTTTTAAACCCGTTGAACAGGTTATTATTTTTCCCTAAATGAATACAGCAACTGAAAATGGTAGGACACCTTTCAAGCTGATGGCCAGGTGGGTAGCAGATTATATTGAGTGAATGGTCTACATGGTGACAAACATCAGTTAGCATGCTAATTGGCTTAACTAGCATAAAGCAATTTCATATTAGGCATTACCATGAAAAGGatcgtaaaaaaaaaatcagatcatGTGACAATCAACCAGGACAACAGGAAGTCTTACCACTGAATACTTTTACATTGAAACGTAATCGTCTCAGGGCTTCTTCTGCATTAAAGTTGCATTTCACTAGTTCATATAGTGCCTGAAAGTTGAGTGAAAAAGaaggcagaaattaaaacaaacttttgtgAAGCTTTTCATCTGCGTGAGCACTAAACTGAAACAGGTAATGCCGATCGTTAGGTTAATCATGAGGGAGAAATATAGTTCAACTAGACCAGGTAAAGAGTTCTTCTCAGAAATCATTAGAAAACTAAGTTAAAAATGAATTCAACTATGTTGTCATTACAAAAAAGACTCCTGCTAAATATTCACCTGTTCTTTTGGGTTGTTTAGTAAAAGGGCCGTATTATGCAATTGGTTTACCTGTTCATTGTCTTGGACAGTGGCCCCTTGGGTCCACACTGCCCCCTCCTGGCCATGAAGTCTCTGTGCATTCAGCAAAAATTCTTCCACATCCTCCACCGGCAGAGCACCGGGCCTCCACAGCAACTGGTCGGCGTTGGTGTAAGCTGCAGGAGGGAAAGCAGGAAAAAGTGGAATATAAGAAGGGAGGTGCAGAGGAACATGAAGAATAAGAGATGATGATGACAGATTAGTCTGTGCATAACAGGCTCTTATTTTACACTGAGTTTGTAATTTTCAGAATCTCTACAGCCACattaaacagtcagtcagtcagtcattttctaccgcttcttccatagtgggtcgtggggaagctggtgcctatctccagcagtctatgggcgagaggcggggtacactctggacaggtcgccagtccatcacagggcaacattaAACAGCTGAAACTATTTGTTTGGAGTATTTATTGTATCATGTCTATAAGGTCTACTCTACAAACTCACACCGAGAATAATCATCCCTTACCTCTCTCCTCAGATACATGTGGATTTACTGGTGGGATTTTTGCTTGATACATAGATCCGACCATGATCTCCTGTAGAGAACAACACCAAAACGGTTAAAATCCGGGCATGCCCTACATACATgaagctgttttaaaataattggttTGAAGTAGTTTACATGAAAGTCCAAAAGTCTGATCAGAGGCCGAATCCACATTAAATTACTCAGTTTTAAACTAGTTATGTTGGATCAGTATGTTGTTTCTCCACCCCATATAAGTGAAATGACTGCAAAAAGCTAATTTCTGACAATTTGAGATCCAAAATATCAAAAACTTGTTTAAGTAAGTAAACAAGTAGACAATACTTACTTGTTCAGTAGGTTCAGTACAGTATTTTATGTTATTATACTTTACATAGATAACTTAAGCTCTACTTTCAGGGAATAACTGTTAATGCTAATGTTTGAAAAATATACCATAATATAGTAATATTTGTATACAATAGACGACAGAAAGCAGcacacttaaataaaaaataggatGTGATCACTGAAACTGATTTCTAGGACAAATTCAAATGTTGCTGACCAGATTTGTGTATGtatccactggtattttgattaATTAAGTTCAGTGATAATCTTCAAGTCTTAGAGGTTGGAAGGCCCTCTTGCTATCCCCCTAATCTTTAACTTtctccacagattttcaatcaGACTCAGGtcgggactctggctgggccacttcAAAAATGTTAATCTCACTTCTCGtcagaagaaaaatgttggtaaaatgaaaagataacTTTTAACCTAAACCTGTCAGGGGTAACTGTATATGGTGTTGGCTACTGTTGCAGCTGTAATGTAAAAATCCATGTTTACCTAAAGAAGTGCTCTGTggttatttttcatgttttaactgCATTTCAGGATTCTCTCGATTCTCTAAAAATGCCCAATAAAGACCTAGTTAAAGAATATTGCAGGAGATCCTCATGTTCAACCCTGGAACAGATTAGGGTTGATGCGTTTCATCTATGTCATCGATGGCGTTGCcaacaaattattttatgattcattttatatatatatatatatatatacactcaaAAGTATCAACAAAGGTTCCAACAATATCCCTCAGGTAATAATTTCATCAGCCAAAATGAACAGTAGTAAAGCACAGGAGGGCAGCAAAGGTCGACCTGAGGGCTGATGGTgagcaaggaaaaaaaaaaaggtcacaagTCATTCGCTTTGTTTAAGCTGTTAAATGTTCCCCAACTGCTCAATCTTCCAGTTTCTTTGGATCACGTTCCACTGAGTAGCTGCTGGCGTGTGTAAAGCTAGGGACACAACCTGACTTCCACAGTCAACCCAGATTTTTAAAAGACTTGGTGTTCCCACTAAAagacttgtttttgtttcacaacTGAAAGACTGGGGATCAGACACTTAACAACTGTGCTGCGGAAACACAGACTGCAGGGTTTTTCAGACCAACTAACTGACTCTCATGGAAACTCTCACGAAGACGACGGTTCGAAGGCACAAACAAACCAGTAGGTGGCCCTATTAGACGATATTCTCAGAATTCAATCACTTATATTTCTGGTACACTCCCCCATAAAATGAATGAGATGCAATTCAAAATATGTTAATTTCAACACACAAGTGAATATGATTTAGATAGTGTTGTCTTCATTCTTTGTTATACTCATGTTGAAAGTTTGGAACAGTTTTTTGAGGTTATGagtttgtttttgggttttggaaTTACtgatataaattattatttatatctTAACAGATGTCATCCTCTTTGCATGGATCACGCAAATAAACAATAAGGTTTTATGATAAATAGGTTTCTGATATGAACAGATTTTATTCATAAATGTCAATTTGGTAAATTTGGTCCTATTACCTTTACGTTCCATATGTGGattgtttggtttatttcaaTAAGGCATTGAATTATTGTGTGTATTTTGGGCTTGAACGTCCAGTTGTCCTTCTGTtgtcttttgtgtttgtttttgttactaTTATTTATCATTGTAATCAGTTAGTTGATTGTATTATGCccagtttatttttgttcataatgTTGTATAGTTACACATAGAGCTTTAAATATAAAGTTGGCTAGCAGCTGTTGTCGTGTCACATCCTGTCTTTACGTTTGCAGCTGGGTCAGTGATCAGTTCGCATCACCCACCCATCACCTCAAAAAACTCAAACATGTTTGCTTGACTGTGACTAAGGTCGGGTCGGGTCGGGTCGTGTTGGTTCGGATCCCCTCACACACTCAATACTCTAGTCTTTGCCCCATCTCACACTAACAGATTTTTGTGCAGACTGCAGTACACTTACACAGACTGGGAATCTGGGATAaaattgggggaaaaaaaatcatgtggCGTTGTCCCAGCTTTAAAGTACAGACTTTATGCAGaaatctaaattattttactCCATACtgttttaatcacatttaattgTGCTGATAATTTGAATATCTATTTGAATAAAATTCCAAAATAATACAAACACTTCATAAATACTAGTCATTTTAACGTTAAAGTCGCTAGCATTACATTTTAACTAAAAGGTGTAATAGAAAGATTTTGTTGCCCTTTGAGTTGCACTGTGGCAGAACTGAGACCAACTTTTCTCTACTGCCAGTGGAGTCTCatcatatttcacattttgaataTGCAgtgttgtttatttgtaaatgcataaataatCAGAGCTTAATTctattttttacttattttttgccATGCTGGTAGTGGCACTCATTCAAATAATTCATGCTTTAAAGAGCAAAACCttgtttccattttattttgtagtaggaaaaaatgaaactgtttttagtcaaaagaaaatctataaataaaatgtttttgcaggaaaaataataatcatatagaaataatgaattattttaaaaaaatgtcaaaacatacattaaaaaacattatttgcagCCCTAAAACATAAAGTTCCCAGAATGAGAAGCTGAGGACAATGGTGTCTTGAACAATGAGAGAACATTCATTCAGACCTTTGTTCCACACTGGTGTCTTCTAAATGTAGAAGGTCTGATTCATTTATCAAAAATACAGCACCCTGTGCTATCATCATAGCAAAGATAAGCAAAataaattttgattttattgtagTAGCTAAActgtttgaaaaatctaatattTTAATTGGGTAATAGTTTACAGCAGCTCCACTGGCTCTCTATTAAATTCAGAATGCAATTCAAAATGCTTCTCTATACACTCAAGGTTATCCACAATCTTGCCCCCCCCATACCTTTCAGAACTCCTTCACAATCCTTC includes the following:
- the mier2 gene encoding mesoderm induction early response protein 2 isoform X2, which codes for MKMAAQSQTVSELPLEELLALYGYPVSSPQKETYPITTTLPEKTLDKDQKTKDLFHVGEEKRASAYDLTSSNTSDLLPCLQNGDKATPVSSSDEDTDDSSIPSNEEHKEIMVGSMYQAKIPPVNPHVSEERAYTNADQLLWRPGALPVEDVEEFLLNAQRLHGQEGAVWTQGATVQDNEQALYELVKCNFNAEEALRRLRFNVKVFSEELCSWSEEESRNFENGYRVYGKNFHLIQANKVRTRSIGECVEYYYMWKKSERHMFFTQQATRMSRRKYSMQSGNIEDGDQDGEGGDLEGSNNTLGSLPQISMGSGQMEPSFPANTSLDLNKQEEEGRPRRRRTPRFLLKP
- the mier2 gene encoding mesoderm induction early response protein 2 isoform X3, with protein sequence MKMAAQSQTVSELPLEELLALYGYPVSSPQKETYPITTTLPEKTLDKDQKTKDLFHVGEEKRASAYDLTSSNTSDLLPCLQNGDKATPVSSSDEDTDDSSIPSNEEHKEIMVGSMYQAKIPPVNPHVSEERAYTNADQLLWRPGALPVEDVEEFLLNAQRLHGQEGAVWTQGATVQDNEQALYELVKCNFNAEEALRRLRFNVKVFSEELCSWSEEESRNFENGYRVYGKNFHLIQANKVRTRSIGECVEYYYMWKKSERHMFFTQQATRMSRRKYSMQSGNIEDGDQDGEGGDLEGSNNTLGSLPQISMGSGQMEPSFPANTSLDLNKQEEGRPRRRRTPRFLLKP